A region from the Vicia villosa cultivar HV-30 ecotype Madison, WI linkage group LG3, Vvil1.0, whole genome shotgun sequence genome encodes:
- the LOC131661253 gene encoding polyadenylate-binding protein-interacting protein 12-like — MAVADNVSGKIGSSNQNLENNNTNNNVVSSESTEVEKSKPRSDQDVSINNNGVFNHQLPNGGNYSFKAHQLGQMHANGVQNQQFVMNNDGYVMNGENEGESFKREMRDLEELLSKLNPMAEEFVPPSLTNNHGYLAGPAAGFGYPNNYILLNNFANANGQTNRRRKTGYSTNGKRRVNHKVDMEKREEMIRRTVYVSDIDQLVTEEQLASLFLNCGQVVDCRVCGDPNSILRFAFIEFTDEESARAAVSLSGTMLGYYPLRVLPSKTAIAPVNPTFLPRSEDEREMCSRTIYCTNIDKKLTQADVKHFFESICGEVQRLRLLGDYHHSTRIAFVEFTVADSAIAALSCSGVILGALPIRVSPSKTPVRARSPRSP, encoded by the exons ATGGCTGTTGCTGATAATGTTAGTGGCAAAATCGGTTCTTCAAACCAGAATTTGGagaacaacaacaccaacaacaacgtTGTGTCATCTGAGTCAACTGAGGTGGAGAAATCGAAGCCTAGGAGCGATCAGGATGTGTCGATCAACAACAACGGTGTGTTCAACCATCAGCTTCCGAATGGTGGTAATTATAGCTTCAAGGCTCATCAATTGGGTCAGATGCATGCTAACGGGGTTCAGAATCAGCAGTTTGTGATGAACAATGATGGGTATGTGATGAACGGTGAGAACGAGGGTGAGAGTTTCAAGCGCGAAATGAGGGATTTGGAGGAATTGTTGTCGAAGCTGAATCCCATGGCTGAGGAATTTGTGCCTCCGTCTCTAACAAATAATCATGGCTACTTAGCTGGACCTGCTGCTGGGTTTGGTTACCCTAACAATTATATACTACTTAATAATTTTGCTAATGCTAACGGCCAAACTAACCGAAGG AGGAAGACTGGCTATAGTACTAATGGGAAGAGAAGAGTGAATCATAAAGTAGATATGGAGAAACGAGAGGAGATGATTCGGAGGACTGTTTACGTGTCTGACATTGATCAACTG GTAACTGAAGAGCAGCTGGCATCTCTCTTTCTTAATTGCGGCCAG GTTGTTGACTGCCGTGTTTGCGGAGATCCCAATTCTATTCTCCGTTTTGCTTTCATTGAGTTTACTGATGAAG AAAGTGCAAGGGCTGCTGTGAGCCTTTCTGGAACTATGCTGGGATATTACCCATTGAGAGTGCTGCCTTCCAAAACTGCCATTGCACCTGTCAATCCAACATTTTTGCCCAGG TCTGAAGATGAAAGGGAGATGTGCTCTAGAACAATTTATTGCACAAACATCGACAAAAAG CTGACTCAAGCAGATGTGAAGCACTTCTTTGAGTCTATCTGTGGAGAG GTTCAACGACTGAGGCTCCTTGGGGATTACCATCATTCAACTCGGATTGCATTTGTTGAGTTCACAGTG GCTGACAGTGCAATTGCCGCCCTAAGCTGCAGTGGCGTGATTTTGGGTGCTCTTCCTATAAG GGTGAGTCCATCAAAGACACCAGTCCGCGCTCGTTCTCCTCGTAGTCCATGA